The Desulfomonilaceae bacterium genome includes a window with the following:
- a CDS encoding TetR/AcrR family transcriptional regulator, which yields MDISLETAINSVVNNTRAHRDTFAIPELIKILKNELRKLPNDDAVRSDATRSIVDMAAKALMASPIYSDTLIREFYRSAIDSAEANGVPRELILEDLLFQSLRRSVEGETSKRKKQKDVRHRILQAALTEFSDKGFHTSTIDSIADRADIAKGTVYRYFKTKESIFTALKEDTMSEFVELARKDLSVQDDVLTIIESVIKIYLTFFEQNSAFFKVIIQEHKDFGREFSEKFIQELILALPGLKRRCWKASRSGRLKQMNYFTVFYGIIGFLNGVIQKWLREGAEGSLLDEVDTVREVLFYGFAIPPSQAFNTNPLKVIS from the coding sequence ATGGACATTTCTCTTGAAACAGCAATCAACAGCGTAGTCAACAATACTAGGGCCCATCGCGATACTTTCGCCATCCCTGAGCTGATTAAAATTTTGAAAAATGAACTCCGCAAGCTGCCCAACGATGACGCTGTCAGGTCTGACGCGACCCGCTCAATAGTGGATATGGCAGCCAAGGCTCTCATGGCGTCACCGATTTATTCCGACACTCTCATACGCGAGTTCTACAGAAGCGCGATCGATTCCGCCGAAGCTAATGGGGTCCCCCGGGAACTTATTCTTGAAGACCTGCTTTTCCAGAGCCTGAGGCGGTCGGTTGAAGGTGAGACATCCAAAAGGAAAAAGCAGAAAGATGTCAGACACAGAATACTGCAGGCAGCGCTGACAGAGTTTTCCGACAAAGGCTTCCACACTTCTACAATTGATTCCATAGCTGATCGGGCCGATATAGCGAAGGGGACAGTTTACCGTTACTTCAAGACCAAAGAGAGCATTTTCACGGCCCTCAAAGAGGACACAATGTCCGAATTTGTCGAATTGGCTCGAAAAGACCTGAGTGTTCAGGATGATGTGCTTACCATAATTGAAAGTGTAATCAAAATATATCTCACCTTCTTTGAACAGAATTCTGCTTTTTTTAAAGTAATAATTCAGGAACACAAGGATTTCGGTAGAGAGTTCTCTGAAAAGTTTATCCAGGAACTGATCCTGGCCCTGCCTGGTCTCAAACGTCGATGCTGGAAAGCTTCACGCTCTGGTCGCCTAAAGCAGATGAATTACTTTACCGTGTTCTATGGAATAATCGGCTTTCTAAATGGAGTCATTCAAAAGTGGCTGCGAGAAGGGGCGGAGGGGTCTCTCCTCGATGAAGTCGATACTGTAAGGGAAGTGCTGTTTTATGGCTTCGCTATTCCTCCCAGCCAAGCTTTCAACACAAATCCGCTTAAGGTGATCTCATGA